One genomic segment of Pseudomonadota bacterium includes these proteins:
- a CDS encoding cyclase family protein, producing the protein MIAELTFGGQKLRAALDRGVSLAIAVEFGTPGPRHFGAGAPTSTPFAIGSFTGSVATGASVNCASITLTPHCQMTHTESVAHLTRESGDAWRVVPRGLLPAVVVSVMPEPARESSESTDPQPWGTDTLITRRRLRAAWPMGRMADPVAAIIRTLPNDAGKRSRDYTDLVPPYLTREAVEWLVEKRIEHLVLDVPSVDRTHDDGHLVGHRLFFGLPPGSSARGDAARSRATITELAFIPDEVADGPCVLSLAVPAIGGDAVPSQPIVYPLLP; encoded by the coding sequence ATGATCGCCGAGCTGACTTTCGGCGGACAGAAGCTCCGCGCGGCGCTCGACCGCGGCGTGAGCCTGGCGATCGCCGTGGAGTTCGGCACTCCGGGCCCGCGGCATTTCGGCGCCGGCGCTCCGACCTCGACGCCGTTCGCGATCGGCAGTTTCACCGGCAGTGTCGCCACCGGCGCCTCCGTGAACTGCGCGTCGATCACGCTCACCCCGCATTGCCAGATGACACACACGGAAAGCGTCGCCCACCTGACGCGCGAATCCGGCGACGCCTGGCGCGTCGTGCCGCGCGGCCTGCTGCCCGCGGTGGTAGTTAGTGTCATGCCGGAACCGGCGCGCGAATCGAGCGAAAGCACCGACCCGCAACCTTGGGGCACGGACACGTTGATCACCCGCCGCCGCCTGCGCGCCGCCTGGCCGATGGGCCGCATGGCCGACCCGGTTGCCGCCATCATCCGCACGCTGCCGAACGACGCCGGCAAACGCAGCCGCGACTACACCGACCTCGTGCCGCCCTATCTCACGCGCGAAGCAGTCGAATGGCTGGTCGAGAAACGCATCGAGCACCTGGTGCTGGACGTGCCTTCGGTCGACCGTACACACGATGACGGCCACCTGGTCGGGCATCGCCTGTTTTTCGGCTTGCCGCCCGGCAGCAGCGCGCGCGGTGACGCGGCGCGCTCGCGCGCCACGATCACCGAGCTCGCGTTCATCCCCGACGAAGTGGCCGACGGGCCCTGCGTGCTGTCGCTGGCGGTGCCTGCCATCGGCGGTGACGCCGTCCCCAGCCAGCCGATTGTGTATCCTCTTTTGCCATGA
- a CDS encoding 3-hydroxyanthranilate 3,4-dioxygenase → MRQLKAFNFKRWIDEHRHLLKPPVGNKLVFTDSEFIIMVVGGPNARRDFHVDPGEEFFYQLEGGITLATIQDGKRVDVPIGEGEIFLLPPDMPHSPRRPANTVGLVIERTRHAGERDGFQWYCENCGHKLYEEFVAVTDIETQLPPVFDRFFGSVANRTCRNCGTIMNPPA, encoded by the coding sequence ATGCGGCAACTGAAGGCCTTCAATTTCAAGCGCTGGATCGACGAGCACCGGCACCTGCTGAAGCCGCCCGTGGGCAACAAACTGGTCTTCACCGACAGCGAGTTCATCATCATGGTGGTGGGCGGGCCTAACGCCCGCCGCGATTTCCACGTCGATCCGGGCGAGGAATTCTTCTACCAGCTCGAAGGCGGCATCACGCTGGCGACGATTCAGGACGGCAAACGCGTCGACGTCCCGATCGGCGAAGGCGAAATCTTCCTGCTGCCGCCTGACATGCCGCACTCACCGCGCCGCCCCGCCAACACCGTCGGGCTGGTGATCGAACGTACGCGCCACGCGGGCGAACGCGACGGCTTCCAGTGGTACTGCGAGAACTGCGGTCACAAGCTCTACGAGGAATTCGTCGCGGTCACCGACATAGAAACCCAGCTTCCCCCGGTGTTCGACCGGTTCTTCGGCAGCGTCGCGAATCGCACCTGCCGCAACTGCGGCACGATCATGAACCCGCCGGCATGA
- a CDS encoding symmetrical bis(5'-nucleosyl)-tetraphosphatase: protein MARYAIGDIQGCCDDLKALLERCNYSADRDQLWFVGDLVNRGPQSLETLRFVRALGANATVVLGNHDLHLLALAYGSRRKQKEGDTLAAVLDAPDRDQLLEWLSGRPLAVFDEPRGDFLVHAGLVPEWTPRQAAKYAREVEAVLRDDGRTLFDAMYGNKPDKWSEALRGMDRLRFVINVFTRMRFCQRDGTVDLKMKGAPGDQPDGYYPWFDVPGRASRDVRVICGHWSTLGLVRRKDLLALDTGCVWGGALTAVNLDADAEAIQLDCKSHQAPGGSEA, encoded by the coding sequence ATGGCCCGTTACGCCATCGGCGACATCCAGGGCTGCTGCGACGATCTGAAGGCGCTGCTCGAGCGCTGCAACTACTCCGCCGATCGCGACCAGCTCTGGTTCGTGGGCGACCTCGTCAATCGCGGTCCGCAATCGCTGGAAACCTTGCGCTTCGTGCGTGCGCTCGGCGCGAACGCCACCGTCGTGCTCGGCAATCACGACCTGCATCTGCTGGCGCTCGCGTATGGCTCGAGGCGCAAGCAGAAAGAAGGCGACACGTTGGCGGCGGTGCTCGACGCTCCCGACCGCGATCAGCTGCTGGAGTGGTTGTCAGGCCGGCCGCTCGCGGTGTTCGACGAGCCGCGCGGCGACTTCCTGGTCCACGCAGGCCTCGTCCCCGAGTGGACGCCGCGCCAGGCCGCGAAATACGCGCGCGAGGTCGAAGCCGTGCTGCGCGACGACGGACGCACCCTGTTCGACGCCATGTACGGCAACAAGCCCGACAAGTGGAGCGAAGCCCTGCGCGGCATGGATCGCCTGCGCTTCGTCATCAATGTGTTCACGCGCATGCGTTTCTGCCAGCGCGACGGCACCGTCGATCTCAAGATGAAAGGCGCGCCCGGCGATCAGCCCGACGGCTACTACCCCTGGTTCGACGTACCGGGCCGCGCCAGCCGCGACGTGCGTGTCATCTGCGGACACTGGTCCACGCTCGGCCTCGTCCGCCGCAAGGATCTGCTCGCGTTGGATACCGGCTGTGTATGGGGCGGCGCGCTCACCGCAGTCAATCTCGACGCCGACGCCGAAGCGATCCAGCTCGACTGCAAGTCACATCAAGCCCCGGGCGGCAGCGAAGCCTGA
- the apaG gene encoding Co2+/Mg2+ efflux protein ApaG: MEQSQHKIRVDVDTTYLEDQSDPKERRYVFSYTITIRNEGNVPARLLTRHWIITDSNGKVQEVRGEGVVGEQPYLKPGQGFRYSSGAVLETPVGAMQGSYQMVDDDGEQFDAPISPFRLAMPGLLH, translated from the coding sequence ATGGAGCAGAGCCAGCACAAGATCCGCGTCGACGTCGACACGACCTATCTCGAAGATCAATCCGATCCCAAGGAACGGCGCTACGTGTTCTCGTACACGATCACCATCCGCAACGAAGGCAATGTGCCCGCGCGGCTTCTGACGCGTCACTGGATCATCACGGATTCGAACGGCAAGGTGCAGGAAGTGCGCGGTGAAGGAGTCGTGGGCGAGCAGCCCTATCTCAAGCCCGGCCAGGGGTTTCGTTATTCCAGCGGCGCGGTGCTCGAGACTCCGGTCGGCGCCATGCAGGGCAGCTACCAGATGGTGGATGACGACGGCGAGCAGTTCGATGCGCCCATCTCGCCGTTCCGCCTGGCCATGCCGGGCCTGCTGCATTGA
- the rsmA gene encoding 16S rRNA (adenine(1518)-N(6)/adenine(1519)-N(6))-dimethyltransferase RsmA codes for MVFARKRFGQHFLHDRGVLERIVREIAPTPDQALLEIGPGRGALTELLLGKSRTLDAIEIDRDLAQQLRARWGAPQGFEIHVADALDFDLAALARTRGARLRVIGNLPYNISTPLLFHIAAAHEHIDDVHVMLQKEVIDRIAAAPGSGEYGRLTVMLAPWFEARHLFDVGPGAFTPAPRVWSAVARLAVRREPAFVVPPAFARTVSAAFSQRRKTLRNALKALVGVEAILAAGVDPTLRPEMLTPAQFAAIAAHVPEA; via the coding sequence TTGGTCTTCGCCCGCAAGCGTTTCGGCCAGCACTTCCTGCATGACCGCGGCGTGCTGGAGCGCATCGTGCGCGAGATCGCGCCCACGCCCGACCAGGCCTTGCTCGAGATCGGCCCCGGCCGCGGCGCGCTGACCGAGCTGCTGCTCGGCAAATCGCGCACGCTCGATGCGATCGAGATCGACCGCGATCTCGCGCAGCAACTGCGCGCGCGCTGGGGCGCGCCGCAGGGTTTCGAGATTCACGTGGCGGACGCGCTCGATTTCGATCTGGCGGCGCTGGCGCGCACGCGCGGCGCGCGGCTGCGCGTGATCGGCAACCTGCCCTACAACATCTCGACGCCGCTGCTGTTCCACATCGCCGCGGCGCACGAACACATCGACGACGTGCACGTGATGCTGCAGAAGGAAGTCATCGATCGCATCGCGGCCGCGCCCGGCAGCGGCGAGTACGGCCGCCTGACGGTGATGCTGGCGCCGTGGTTCGAGGCCCGGCATCTGTTCGACGTGGGCCCGGGCGCGTTCACGCCAGCGCCGCGGGTGTGGTCGGCGGTGGCACGCCTGGCCGTGCGGCGCGAACCGGCGTTCGTGGTCCCGCCGGCTTTCGCGCGCACCGTTTCGGCCGCCTTCTCGCAACGGCGCAAGACGCTGCGCAACGCGCTCAAGGCCCTCGTGGGTGTCGAGGCCATCCTCGCCGCGGGAGTGGACCCGACCTTGCGTCCGGAAATGCTGACACCCGCGCAGTTCGCCGCGATCGCGGCGCATGTGCCCGAAGCTTGA
- the pdxA gene encoding 4-hydroxythreonine-4-phosphate dehydrogenase PdxA, producing MIPVKIAVTAGEPAGIGPDLCLALSQEDFAADLVILGSRALLAERAQMLGLDVAFDDYLPGTAMARRPGHLAVLDIPLASPCVAGRLDRANSRHVMAMLDRAIDGATQREFAAIVTAPVQKSVIADAGVPFMGHTEYLAARTGAAHPVMLLAADSLRVALATTHLPLRAVSDAITPALLDVTLGILDADLRRLWGMARPRIAVCGLNPHAGESGHLGTEDRDVIAPAIERARAAGLLVDGPIPADTVFVPRALSNYDVVLAMYHDQGLPVLKHAGFGHAVNVTLGLPIVRTSVDHGTALDLAGTGRADAGSLIAATRLAIEFVGRH from the coding sequence CTGATTCCGGTAAAGATCGCCGTCACCGCGGGCGAACCCGCCGGCATCGGCCCGGATCTCTGCCTTGCATTGTCCCAGGAAGACTTCGCCGCCGATCTCGTGATCCTCGGCAGCCGCGCGTTGCTCGCCGAGCGCGCGCAGATGCTCGGCCTGGACGTGGCCTTCGACGACTATCTACCCGGCACGGCAATGGCGCGTCGGCCGGGCCACCTCGCCGTCCTCGACATCCCGCTGGCCAGCCCCTGCGTGGCGGGCCGGCTCGACCGCGCCAATTCCCGGCACGTGATGGCCATGCTCGACCGCGCCATCGACGGCGCGACGCAGCGCGAATTCGCCGCCATCGTGACCGCGCCGGTGCAGAAGAGCGTGATCGCCGATGCCGGCGTGCCATTCATGGGCCACACCGAATATCTTGCCGCGCGCACCGGCGCCGCCCACCCCGTCATGCTGCTGGCCGCCGATTCATTGCGCGTGGCGCTCGCTACGACGCACCTGCCGCTGCGCGCCGTCAGCGATGCGATCACGCCGGCTTTGCTCGATGTCACGCTCGGGATCCTGGATGCCGACTTGCGCCGGCTGTGGGGCATGGCGCGGCCGCGCATCGCGGTCTGCGGCCTGAACCCGCACGCGGGCGAGAGCGGCCATCTCGGCACCGAGGACCGTGACGTGATCGCCCCCGCCATCGAACGCGCGCGCGCCGCGGGCCTGCTGGTAGATGGCCCCATCCCCGCGGATACCGTGTTCGTGCCGCGCGCGCTGTCTAACTACGATGTGGTGCTGGCCATGTACCATGATCAGGGCCTGCCGGTGCTCAAACATGCCGGTTTCGGGCACGCGGTCAACGTCACGCTGGGCCTGCCCATCGTGCGCACGTCGGTGGATCACGGTACGGCGCTGGATCTGGCCGGCACCGGCCGCGCCGATGCGGGCAGCCTGATCGCCGCGACGCGGCTCGCCATCGAGTTCGTGGGCAGGCACTAG
- a CDS encoding peptidylprolyl isomerase, whose translation MISKAFPRACGILAATLLASAAFAQTREASSSGVLLDRVAATVNEGVVLSSELDEQILVIAERMRQQKLDLPPTNVLRQQVLDRLVLQELQMQRANRAGIKVADEQLNNALADVAETNNLKLADLPAALASQGIDYAGYREGIRKEIALQILKQRDVIARINVSPREIDQFLERQRKMPSESNEYNVSHILVAVPQAATPEELDEAQKKADEVYQKATGGEDFARLAVAYSNAQTALEGGSLGWRKGSELPTFLGEAIAGMKAGDVTKPIRTPSGFHIAKLNEMRGNTQVIVNQVHARHILIKPNELQDDATVQQKLASIRDRILNKGENFAAVASVVSEDPGSAAEGGDLGWAGPGTYVPEFEKTLAQLQPDEISQPFRTQFGWHIIQLLGRRQFDTTDDVRRQRAFAALREAKADEETELWLRRLRDEAYVEYKL comes from the coding sequence ATGATTTCCAAAGCATTTCCGCGTGCCTGCGGCATTCTCGCCGCCACCCTTCTCGCCTCCGCCGCCTTCGCGCAGACCCGCGAAGCGTCGAGCTCCGGCGTCCTGCTGGATCGCGTCGCCGCCACCGTCAACGAAGGCGTGGTGCTGTCGAGCGAGCTCGACGAACAGATTCTCGTCATCGCCGAACGCATGCGGCAGCAGAAGCTCGATCTGCCGCCCACCAACGTGCTGCGCCAGCAGGTGCTCGACCGTCTGGTGCTGCAGGAACTGCAGATGCAACGCGCGAACCGTGCCGGCATCAAGGTGGCCGACGAACAACTCAACAACGCGCTGGCGGATGTCGCCGAGACCAACAATCTCAAGCTCGCCGATCTGCCGGCAGCGCTCGCGAGCCAGGGCATCGACTACGCGGGCTATCGCGAAGGCATCCGCAAGGAGATCGCGCTGCAGATCCTCAAGCAACGCGACGTCATCGCGCGCATCAACGTGAGCCCGCGCGAGATCGATCAGTTTCTCGAACGGCAGCGCAAGATGCCGTCCGAATCCAACGAGTACAACGTCTCGCACATCCTGGTGGCGGTACCGCAGGCGGCAACACCGGAAGAGCTCGACGAAGCGCAGAAGAAGGCCGACGAGGTCTATCAGAAGGCGACCGGCGGAGAAGATTTTGCGCGCCTCGCGGTGGCCTACTCGAATGCGCAGACGGCGCTCGAGGGCGGCTCGCTGGGCTGGCGCAAGGGTTCGGAGCTGCCTACCTTCCTCGGCGAAGCGATCGCAGGCATGAAGGCCGGCGATGTCACCAAGCCGATCCGCACGCCGTCGGGCTTTCACATCGCAAAGCTCAACGAGATGCGCGGCAACACGCAGGTCATCGTCAACCAGGTGCACGCGCGCCACATCCTCATCAAGCCGAACGAGCTGCAGGACGACGCCACCGTGCAGCAGAAGCTCGCCTCGATCCGCGACCGCATCCTCAACAAGGGCGAGAATTTCGCGGCCGTGGCGTCGGTCGTTTCCGAGGACCCGGGTTCAGCCGCCGAAGGCGGCGACCTGGGCTGGGCCGGTCCCGGCACCTACGTGCCGGAGTTCGAAAAGACCCTCGCGCAGCTGCAGCCCGACGAAATCAGCCAGCCGTTCCGCACGCAGTTCGGCTGGCACATCATCCAGTTGTTAGGCCGGCGCCAGTTCGACACCACCGATGACGTGCGCCGCCAGCGCGCTTTCGCCGCGCTGCGCGAGGCGAAAGCCGACGAAGAAACCGAGCTGTGGCTGCGACGGCTGCGCGACGAGGCGTACGTCGAGTACAAGCTCTGA